Within Candidatus Saccharibacteria bacterium, the genomic segment AGTGCGTGCTAATCCAACAAGACGGTCTCTACCCTAGCCAGCCCTGGGCAACAATTGTGTCGCCTACCAGAACCGCAACCGCAGCATAGCCCGCTCCATTCAGGTGACCTGTATCGGACCGTAAACTTATAGGGATAACACCATCTGCTTGATCGGATAAATCGGTAGCATTTGGCGTTACGCCTGAGTCAACCCAAACCTGAGCGGACTTCAGGTAAGCATAGACGTCGACATAACGATCGCCGTATATGCTTGCTAACCGTGCGTTTTCAGCGTCCATCCGCGTCCGGGCAGAGGTGCCGACGGGCATTGTGCTATTTGCAAAATGTCCCATTACCAAATACTGTGTTCGAGGTAATAGATATGCCACCGTAGCATCAACCGATTCGGCGCAAATTGCCATGTTGCCAGTGCCACTGGTGATGTCGTTTTTTCCCGACCATATGATTGTCCCGTCTGCACGGCGCTGGCTACCCTGAGTGGGTATAAATGGTGTATCATTTGGTACACTCGTGACGCTACCGCTTGCTGAACGGGTAAACTGGTAAGTCGTGAGGTCGCCCGAAGACGCCAGTGTACCACTTACTCCCTGTAAACTGCCCGCTGCTGAGAAAGATAGTATGTGCATAGTCGGCGTCGTAGCGGCAATTGTTCCGGAGGCTGGAATAGAGCCACCACTCAAACTAAGGAGAGCTGGTCGCCCACCTTGACGAGCGGCAACGTGTGTCGACCACTGACCGCCAACACCTCCATTGTACATCGGTATACCAAATCGAGCCTGTAGCTCGCTGCCAACACTAACACCGCCCCCACCATAACCCTGTGCAGACGAGGAACCCCAAATCGCAAACTCAGTCGGGATGTTGTATCGTCCCGCAGACCCAAGAAACATGCGTCTTGTAAAACCACTCATTGACCTATTATTATACACGTCCGTTGTCGAGCGTTTTATTGGCAGCCCAGAACGGGAGTGTATCCGTTGAAGCGGCGTTGCCAGCGACCTGGTTGACCAGCGAGAGGGTCCACCTACCGAACATCTAGCACACTAGTATCCACCGTCGCCTGCTCGTAACCCTTCAAGCTTTGCAGGTATTCAATCGGTGTCATCATGTCTAGCATACTATGCGGTCGGTAAAAGTTGTAGTCGAGACAATCTTCGTTACAAAACTCTCTTAATTCGACAAGTGTGTGCGAATTCGTTGTTAGCCGTTTGTATCTATCCTTGTCTACTCCGTGCGGTCGCTCGACTCGACCGTTGAGATGTGGCGATGACGGCGGGATGCGGAGGTGCTCAATCCCATGTTCTCTGAGCCACCGGACAGTCGGGCACTCTGTTTCCGGTCTCACTTGCGGCAAATGGTCGTAGGTGAACTCTGTGCCATTGTCGGTCTGAATCCCTTTGAACCTGAAAGCTGGGTCAAAGAACCTGACCGCATGCTCAAGAAAATCTACCGTTGTCGCAGGGTCGCATCCAGGATAGATCCGTTTGTATTTTATCCTCGTAGCACAGTCGACGATGTCATACTGGTAGCCTTTGCGCTTCCAATGTTTGACATCCATCTGTCCGACTTCGCCCGGGTAATACTCACGGTCACTGAGCTGGCGGGTTTTGCGTACCTTCTTTTGCGCTCTTCTAGTAACTTTGCTCGGCTCAGGATGTTGTGGACACCGTGCACAGATGTGGCGACGCCGTAATCCCGCCTGAGGACATGCGCAAGAGCATTTTCGCCGTAACCAAGACCAAGGCGAAGCTGCACGACGAGACTCACTACCTCGTCATCGGCGTCATTAGTGTGGCTCTTTGGCGTACGAGGCATATCGTACAGGCTCGTCAGGGCTTTGCCCTGACTCACCCAGCGACTATGCCAGTAGTAATATGTTCGTCGAGGAATGCCGTAGAACCGGCAGGCTGCCGCAACATTCCCGAGTTCTTCGGCTTTACGAAACCACCCTAAACGAATCCGTGCTCCATACACGAGCAATTGTTTCTCTGTCATCTTGCGGTATCTCACTTTCACTCCTTTCTACTTTAGTGAGGTGATGAAAGTGTGCAAGATGTATGGGAGGTTAATAGTTGACCAGCGAGAGATTATTGACCAGTGGCTCACCAAATGCCACAACTACCGTCCGCACCAAGCACTCGGCTATTTGACACCCGATGAATACCAGGCCAAACTGGAGACAGAAGCGTCCTCGAAGTATTGAACCTCCACAGAGTGTTGCATAAGAGGTGGTCTTCTGATACAATTGCATGTAACGCCATCAGTAATCTCTTGAGTAATAGTTTTGGAACAATAAGGAAGGACGTACTAGCGAGTATGATAGCAGCGGAGAAAAAAGACAAAATTGTAAATGATTTACAAGCCAGTAAGGCAGACACCGGTAGCTCGGCTGTACAAGTCGGTATATTTACTGAGCGTATCAAGGAGCTTACCGAGCACCTGAAGGTCAACAAGAAAGATTTTGCAGCTCGTCGCGGGCTGTTGCAGCTCGTCGGCAAACGCAAGCGGTTGTTGCAGTATATTGCAGCACAAGACGGTCAAGCGTACCTTAACCTTATAAAGAAACTCGGCATTCGCCGCTAGGGCTCATGCCCTATTTTTCGCACATTTCGTTGTTAGTAGTTCCAGCTCTCGCTCACCGTACTACAATACGGCTCGCTCTGAGCTTCACTGCTGCTCGGTAAGTGTACGGAAACTAGGGCATCACCAAATTTTGCTCCGGACATTGGAATGTACAGTGGTAAATTCCAACATCTAGAACCAAAATTCTAGCTACATTAACTATCGGTGGGTGATAAAGAGCAGGTTTCCACTTTGTATCTCAAAGAGTGGATGCTTGAACCTTGTTGCTCACCAGAAGGAGGTTCATAAATGAGCCAAATCACGACAAAAACCATAAACCCTTACGGCAAAGATCTTGTTGTCGTCGAGACTGAGTTTTGTGGCCGAACACTGACACTAGAAGTTAACCGCGTTGGTTTTCGTACGACGGCGAGTGTGCTTGTACGCTACGGAGACACGGTTGTGCTTGGGACGACTATGCTTGGCAAGCCCATACAGGGCATGGACTATTTTCCGTTAAGTATTGATTATGAAGAAAAATTCTACGCAGCCGGCAAAATCAGTGGTTCGCGGTTCGTAAAGCGCGAAGGTCGCCCAAGTGACGATGCTATCCTGATTGGTCGTCTCATAGACAGACCAATCCGTCCGCTGTTCCCGAAAGGCTATCGTAACGAAGTTCAGGGTGTGGCCAGCGTACTTAGTATGGATCCGGCATTTCGCCCAGACATGGTTGCTATGATCGCCATGAGTGCGGCACTTATGCTTACGGGAGCACCGTTTGATGGTCCAGTGGCCGGTGTGCGCGTTGGCATGACAGATAGTGGTGAGTTCAAAGCCTTTATGAGCGCTGAAGAACTAAATGCAAGTAAACTTGACCTCGTTGTGGCTGCCCGTGAAGGCGGAGTCATGATGGTAGAAGCTGGTGCCAATGAAGCAACCGAAGAAGAAGTAGTAGCAGCGCTCAAGTTTGCCGAGGAAGCTATACAGCCTGCACTCGCCGTTCAGGCAGAGCTTGCTAAGAAGGTCGGAGTGAAACCCGCCGAATATGAATTGATCCTCCCAGATGAAAAAGTCCAAGCAGCCGTTGACGCATGGGTATCCGACAAGCTCGGTGAGGGTTTGCGCCTGCCATACCCAGAACGCAATGAAATGATTGGAGTTTTGAAAGAGCAGTTTCACATTGCTTTTGCTAAGGAACTGGGCGAACAAGAGTACACCGTAGTACGTACTGAGTATGACGAAGCATTTCAAATGGCACTGCATAAGGATGTGAGGGCTGGCATTGTCAAAGACGGGACTCGTCCTGATGGCCGCAAACTGACCGATATTCGTCCGCTTAGCTCAGAGGTTGGTTTATTACCTCGGGCGCATGGCTCGAGCATATTTACCCGCGGTATGACTCAGGGGATGAACATTGTCACGCTCGCGCCGCTTTCATATGCGCAGTTTGTCGACACCATGGAAAAGAACGAAGAGCGCCGCTACATGCACCACTACAACGCGCCGGGCTATACGGTTGGCGAAGTGCGCCGTTTGGGTTCACCGGGTCGCCGCGAAATTGGCCATGGGTATCTCGCAGAGCGCGCCTTGACTGCGGTACTGCCTTCTGAAGCAGATTTTCCGTATGCTATTCGTTCGGTAACCGAGATTATGAGCCAAAACGGTTCAACTAGTATGGCCGCAACCTGCTCAAGCTGTCTTGCGCTCATGGACGCAGGCGTACCTCTGAAAGCACCCGTATCGGGTATTGCCATGGGACTCATGGTAGACGGTGACAAGACGTACATACTAAGCGACATTGCCGACGCCGAGGACTTTGCGGGCGACATGGACTTTAAGGTGGCCGGCACCGCAGTGGGTATTACTGCGCTTCAAATGGACATGAAAGTACACGGACTGCCTATTGCGGTGCTTGCAAAGGCACTTGCACAGGGCAAAGAGGGCCGAGCCCACATACTTGAACACATGATAACAACTATGCCGGAGCCTCGCGCCGAACTTAGCCCGTATGCACCGCGCGTAGAGAGTATTACCATTAACCCAGATAAAATTCGTGAAATCATTGGCAAGGGTGGCGAAACCATCCAGAAAATAACCGCCGAAACAGGTACCGAAATTGACATTAAAGACGACGGTACCATAATGATTGCGAGTCCAGACGGCGCGGCCATTCAGAAGGCAAAAGACTGGATTGCTAGCATTGTTGAAGACCCAGAAGTCGGCAAAATATATGTCGACAAGCCAGTCGTATCTGTCCTAGACTTTGGTGCATTCGTACAAATTATGCCAGGCAAAGATGGCTTAGTACACGTCAGTGAAATGAGCGAAGAACGCGTAAACAAGCCAAGCGATGTCGTCAAAGAAGGCGACCTCGTCACGGTAAAACTAGTGGCCATAGATGACCGTGGCCGCTTGCAACTGAGCATGAAAGCAGCCGCCCGCGAACTCAGCAAATAAGAAGCAGAGAGCCCATGACCATTCCATTAAAATCAGAGTCAGACCAAAGTAGTTTTTTTGAAAGTCGGTTGAATAAAGCGATGAAGCTTAACAGCCCTTTCTATGCATCGCTATCTGAAAATCAGAAGGTAGCGTACCTGCGGCAATATAAACTGCAGGTAATTGCCTTCGGCGTCGTTATGGTGGTCATTGTTCTTGGGCTTTTGTTTGGATTCCAAACTAAGCTAATCACTGGATTCGCAGTTCTATCGATCCTAGCTTTAAGTGCGTCCGCGCTCATGCACAAACAAACCTACTGGCAATTGTTTGTGCATGAGCGACGTAGTAACCGCGAAAAAAGCGCCACACACCGGGAAGAGCTAGAGAGTTTCGCAAAACAACTCCAGAAAGAACACTCTTATGACCGACAGTAAAACACAACTTAGACTTGATGAACTAAAAAATCGAATACAGGCATCTGACGTTACCCCTGAGCTCAAAAACCAAGCTACCCAGCTGGTTTTTGGGGCGGGTAACCCTAGCGCCGATGTTGTGTTTATCGGTGAGGCTCCGGGTAAAAAAGAAGACCTCACTGGCGAACCATTCGTCGGCGCTGCCGGCAAATTCTTAAACGAAATGCTTGGTAGCATTGGCATGAAAAGGGAAGATGTATTCATTACCAACATAGTGAAATATCGCCCGCCCAACAACAGAGATCCGTTGCCAGAAGAAAAAAAGGCTTTCCTGCCGTATTTGCAGGAGCAGCTAGAGATTATTCAACCAAAAATTGTGGTGACACTGGGGCGACACAGTGGCGGGTGCTTTCTCCCAGATTTGCACATAAGTAACGACCACGGTCAGCCCAAACGGCTTAAGCTACAGTTCCATGATGACAAGACAAAGAGTTTTGCCGTCGTGGTACTGCCGCTCTATCACCCGGCTGCGGCACTATACAATGGGAGCATGCGTAAAGTCCTCGTGGAGGATTTTAGCCTCATCCCAACTATTTTAGAAAAATTAACTCTCAAACAAACTAAGAAAGGGAGAAACAATGGAAAATAATGGAAATAGAGACAACAGACAAGAGTCAAGAGACAACAGACCGCGGGGCGGCCAGAATAATGGCAATCAGCGGCGATCAAACCAAAAAGCACGAATGCCGCAGAACAGCGCTGGTCAAAATGGCCAGGCGACCGAAAAACGGCCGACAGTAAGCCGCGGGGCGGCGGTGCGGGCGCAAAAGCGGACACAAATGGATGCACAGCGTGTCGCAAACCACTGGATGCCGGCGCAGGTAGATGAATCAAAACGGGCCAACTTTATAGACGATTCACCGCGCCTGAAGGTTATCGGTCTTGGTGGTATGGACGGTGGTGGTTCAAAGAACATGATTCTCGTAGAGTATGTCAACGACGCAGTCGTGATAGATGCCGGCAATGACCTTAGTGTTGACTTGCCGGGCATTAACTACGGCATTGCCGACACGGCCTACATGGAGACGGTACGCCACAAACTGCGCGCCTACATAATTACCCACGGGCATCTTGACCACATAGGTGGTTTGCCGCACATTGTACCAAGGTTTCCAGCGCCTATTTACGGCAGCAAGTTTACGATTGGCCGCGTGCACGAAATATTTGAAAACTTTGGGCTTCCTATGCCTGACGGGTTTGAGCTACAGACAGTGGAAATGAACGAAAACACGCACGAACGGCTCAAAATCGGCGAATTTTTCGTTGAGCTCGTGCGAGTGACACACTCCATCCCGGGTAGTACCATTGTGGTGCTCGATACTCCCGTTGGACGTATCATAAACACTGGAGATTTCCGGTTTGACCCGAGCCCACTTGATCATGAACGTACCGATATGGAACGCCTGATAGAACTGGGCAACGAAGGTGTACTGGCGCTACTTAGTGAAAGTACCACGGTTGAGCGCATAGGTCGCACGCCTTCAGAAAGCACCATCGAGCAGAGCTATGTTGACATTATGAACCAAGCCCCAGGGCGGATATTTGTTGGTGTGTTTAGTACAAACATGAACCGCATACAGATGATTGTCAACGCTGCCGTGCACCATGGTCGCAAGGTGGCCATAGACGGCCGCAGCATGGTGAGTACGCTCGAAATGGCGGTCAGGCATGGGTATATGAAAATTCCCAAGGGCACGTTTGTTCCGATTGCTTCAGTGCCCGGCTTGAGCGATGATAAGCTCGTCGTGATCTGTACAGGTAGCCAAGGCGAACCTTCTTCGGCGCTGCAGCGCATGGCAAATGGCGAGCACAGGCATATTAAACTCAAAGAACAAGACACAGTAATCCTTTCTAGCACGCCTATTCCCGAAAGCGGTAACGACGCGTTAATTGGACAGATGGTCGACGACTTGACCAAGAAAAATGTCCATGTTTTTGAACACCGTAATCACGACCTAGACAATGTTGGGCCACTCCATGTTTCTGGGCACGCTAGCCGTGACGAATACGCCGAGATGATTCAAATGACAAAACCAAAGTTTTTCATTCCTATCTACGGCGCATACCGTGTCAAGCAGCGTCACATAGAACTCGCTGTGGAGCAGGGGATTCCGCGCGCAAACTGCCTCAATGCCCTAAACGGGGAAGTCATTGCTCTGACACCCGATAAAATGGAAGTTATTGGCGAAGTGCCTTCCGGAACCATTTTGGTTGACCAAACCGGTGCACTTGTAAGTAATGTCGTGGTAAAAGACAGGGTACTTTTAGCAGAAGAAGGCCTGGTGGCAGTGGTTATAACGGTAGATAAAAGAACTGGTGGTCTTATGACCAGCCCAGATATTATTAGCCGCGGGTTTATATATATGCGTGAGCAAGAGGAAATTATGAATGGCTTACGAAATGAGGTGCGCCGCGCTGTACAGCAACGGTTCAAGCGCATAGACATTGATCGGTTTAAGGCAGAAATAAAAGACCACATTACGCACTACCTCTTTGAGCAGACTGGTCGTAGCCCCATTGTCATACCAGTTGTAAATATACTTGGAGGCAAAAGTGAAAAACCCGCAGCGGCAGGGCGTGCAGCAGACAGCGAAAAGCCTGTCGAGAAAGTAAAAACATCTGAGGAAATTGCCGCCGAACAGCAAGCTCGTTTCCAGGCCATGCGTGAACGTCTCCTGAACCAAGACCCCCGCGTTGACTAGCCCCGCAGGAGTACCTAAAACCATAACTACTATTGACAAAACGTCAATAATTCGCTAACATATGTATCATGTCTTTTCGTAGAAAAAAAACAAACACTCCAGCCGGACATACAAGGGGTAATAACGTATGGGATGACGAATATACAACTTACCCAAGGACCGGCGAGGATCTTAAAGCAGCGCTCAAAGTTGCATGGCTGTCTGGGTGGAATACGGCCCCACAGATCGCTGCTGTATTAGGCGTCGATGAGATGTTAAAGGGTCGTACGGGGCATTGTTACCCACGTACTCCAGGAGATGAGCAGGCAGCGAGACAAGCTGAAGCATTTGGCGCATACAAAGCGGTGGTTACAGGTATCGGCGATATGGCCATCGAGGGAGTGCCTGGCAACACAAGATCCACCGCAGGTCCACAAGATTCCATACCACAAGATTGCGCCCGCGAGTAATGTACACAGATTATCTTACGCAATTCGCAAAACAGTTTAAGGCTTGGTTATCATGACAAATGTAAATCCTCAAACTTCTCCCAGGCCGCCAGATGTCTGGCTTGCTGCCGAAGCAGGGGGTGATGAGCGACTGGAGAAGCTATTGGGTTTAAAGGAAGAGTTGATGTGGTGGCTAGGCGGGATTAGAGGGGGTGAATTACTTGGAACGGTGGAAGTTGTTGAAGCTGCAGTTGATTACACACATAGCAATATACACAGGCGCCAGCGTTCACTGGACATTGACCCAAGCGCTGGAGGACCGACCAGCTATGCTCAGGAGAGTAGACCAGAACACGAATAAACAGTATAATCAAAAGCGTTATGGCAAAAAAGAAAAAACAAAGTAGAAAAAAAGTTGCAAAACCAGTAGTACGCGAGCCGTCACCTGTGATGGGCTATGTGCTAGCTGTTGTGTTTGTGCTGTCCGCACTGTTTATTTTCCTAGGTGGGTTTAACGCCGGCGGTAGTCTACCAAAAGGTCTATTTGGTGCCATGAGCTGGCTGTTTGGTTGGGGTGCCTGGCTGGTGCCTATCAGCCTTCTTTATTGGGGGTTCTACAAATTTACTAATGATGATCACCGAGTACCTCGTGGGCGCGTTTTTAGCATGTATATGTATCTTGTGCTCATGTCCGCATGGTTTTTTACCGCCTTTGCCAGCACACACGAAGAACCAGGTTTGGCGACTCAGACGGTTGGCGGTAACGGTGGTCACATCGGCGTCGCAGTCGGCGATGCCGTGCTTGCTGCGCTCGATAAGGTGCCGGCCAGTCTGTTGTTTTTTGCATTTGGCCTACTGACGTTTTTCTTTGCATTTGGCATATCACCCAAAGTACTACTGAATCTTGGCAGACTGTTTCATCGCCGTGCGGTCGAGGAGGAGGGTGAGCTAGCTGCCTTAAAAGCAAAGGCCGCCGAAACGGGCTTCCAGCTTAACGAGGGCGTGCCAGTAGTGAAGCACAGTGAGGGTATGTTTACGAAAGAGCAAATTCATCATGCGTCTTTCAAAAACACGGCCGCAAAACTTTCTGCAAATGAAAGCCACGAAGCCCTGACAACGACAAGCGATCCCGGCTGGGTGCTGCCGAGCATAGAGCTGCTAGACCAAAAGCAAGACAAAGCAGACGCTGGCAATGTCGAAGGAAATGCACGGATTATCAAAGAAACCTTCGCCAACTTTGCTATAGATGTCGAAATGGAAGGGGCAAACATTGGCCCCCGGGTGACACAGTATACGCTGCGACCACCCACCGGAGTTAAACTGACCAAAATTACTGCGCTTGAAAACAACCTTGCGCTTGACTTGGCCGCTACAACCATTCGCATGGAGGCGCCTATTCCAGGTAAGCGGGCGGTCGGTATAGAGGTACCAAATGTCAAAGGCGCTACTGTGCGCCTAAGCTCAATTTTTCAGTCGCGCGGGTGGGCAGAGAGCACAGGTCCTCTCACCTTTGCTATTGGTAAAGACATTGTTGGGAAATCGGTAGTGGCAGATTTGGCTCGTATGCCGCACTTGCTCGTGGCAGGGCAGACTGGTTCGGGTAAGTCTGTCATGATAAACGACATATTGACCAGCTTGCTGTACCGCAACAGCCCAAGTGACCTCAAACTTATACTCGTCGATCCGAAGCAAGTTGAGCTGACACCGTACAATGACCTCCCGCACCTCTTAACGCCAGTAATACATGAGCCTGAAAAGTGCATATCGGCACTCAAATGGGCGGTGGCAGAAATGGAACGCCGCCTGCGTACCATGGCAGAAGTTAGCAAGCGAAATATAGAAGAGTACAACAAAATCAAACCAGATGAAAAAATGCCATATGTTGTCATTGTCATTGATGAGCTCTCTGACCTTATGATGATGGCGGCTCGAGATGTGGAAGCACTTGTTGTCCGCATTGCCCAAAAAGCTCGTGCGGCAGGCATACACCTGATACTCGCAACCCAGCGCCCCAGTGTGAATGTAATAACGGGGCTGATAAAAGCTAACGTTCCGGCTCGAATTGCCTTCACCACGGTGAGCCAGGTAGACAGCCGCACCATAATTGATCAAATGGGAGCCGAAAAACTCTTGGGGCGAGGGGATATGCTTTATCAGACGTCTGATATGCCGGCCCCAAAGCGCGTTCAAGCAGCTTTTGTCAGTGACGGCGAATCAATGAAGGTAAACGACTTTATCCGCGAGCAGCGTGCACCGGACTACAACGATGAGGTTGTCAGTCAGCCGGTGCAGATTGGTAAGGGTGGTGTTGTGGTCACGGATGACCACGGCAGTAATGCAGACGAAGACATGTTCCGCGATGCAGTGCGTGTGGTCATAGATAGCCGCAAAGCATCCACTTCGTTGCTACAACGTCGCCTACGTATTGGCTATGGGCGTGCGGCGCGGCTCATGGAAGAAATGGAAGAGCAGGGCATAATAGGCGCAGCAGACGGCAGCCGACCACGAGATGTATTGGTGAGTAGCTTAGATCAAGTATTTGGCGGCGGAGCTACTGCAAATGGTGATGAATCTGGCTCAGACCTCGACGAATATGGTGTTCCCGTTGAACCCAACGATCGCGACGAATACCTCGCTCGGTAGCACTTTTATTGCTCAATGGTGTAGAGCTATAATTATGGTGACTGCAACAAATGTATTCAATTTTGGTCGGGCCACTTATATATTTTGTTGTGGGCAGTGCAACGGTTCGATTTTGAATAACAGATTGGGATAGAGAATTTTACTACACATTTTGCTTGCGTTTTGAATTTTGCGGGTCTACCATGGAGTTAAAACAAACAAGCCAAATGGAGCGAGGTGGTGAAATAGTCGTACTGTATTGAGAGACTACAACGCGACTACATCATCTCCCTCCAGGCTCAAATAAATTAACACCTGCTAGAGCAGGTTTTTTTGTTGACCGGATAAAGATATTACGCTATAATTTTCAGTACTATCAACTCAACTTGCATCTTCAGGAGTGCAGGTTTTAACCAAAGGAGTGTTTCGTGAATAATTACGAAATAGCAATTCTTTTTGACCCAGGTCTAGAAGTAGACTTGGATCAAGCGACCAAAAAGGTCGAAAAAATATTTACAGACAATGGCGGTAAGGTTGCCAAAGTTGACAACTGGGGCAAGAAAAAACTTGCCTACGTAATTAAAAAACACGATAGTGCCGTCTACGTTTTTTATACAGTTGACTTGCCGGGTGAAGGCGTGCGCAAAGTAGAATATACACTGAACA encodes:
- a CDS encoding transposase; translation: MDVKHWKRKGYQYDIVDCATRIKYKRIYPGCDPATTVDFLEHAVRFFDPAFRFKGIQTDNGTEFTYDHLPQVRPETECPTVRWLREHGIEHLRIPPSSPHLNGRVERPHGVDKDRYKRLTTNSHTLVELREFCNEDCLDYNFYRPHSMLDMMTPIEYLQSLKGYEQATVDTSVLDVR
- the rpsO gene encoding 30S ribosomal protein S15, coding for MIAAEKKDKIVNDLQASKADTGSSAVQVGIFTERIKELTEHLKVNKKDFAARRGLLQLVGKRKRLLQYIAAQDGQAYLNLIKKLGIRR
- a CDS encoding ribonuclease J, with protein sequence MENNGNRDNRQESRDNRPRGGQNNGNQRRSNQKARMPQNSAGQNGQATEKRPTVSRGAAVRAQKRTQMDAQRVANHWMPAQVDESKRANFIDDSPRLKVIGLGGMDGGGSKNMILVEYVNDAVVIDAGNDLSVDLPGINYGIADTAYMETVRHKLRAYIITHGHLDHIGGLPHIVPRFPAPIYGSKFTIGRVHEIFENFGLPMPDGFELQTVEMNENTHERLKIGEFFVELVRVTHSIPGSTIVVLDTPVGRIINTGDFRFDPSPLDHERTDMERLIELGNEGVLALLSESTTVERIGRTPSESTIEQSYVDIMNQAPGRIFVGVFSTNMNRIQMIVNAAVHHGRKVAIDGRSMVSTLEMAVRHGYMKIPKGTFVPIASVPGLSDDKLVVICTGSQGEPSSALQRMANGEHRHIKLKEQDTVILSSTPIPESGNDALIGQMVDDLTKKNVHVFEHRNHDLDNVGPLHVSGHASRDEYAEMIQMTKPKFFIPIYGAYRVKQRHIELAVEQGIPRANCLNALNGEVIALTPDKMEVIGEVPSGTILVDQTGALVSNVVVKDRVLLAEEGLVAVVITVDKRTGGLMTSPDIISRGFIYMREQEEIMNGLRNEVRRAVQQRFKRIDIDRFKAEIKDHITHYLFEQTGRSPIVIPVVNILGGKSEKPAAAGRAADSEKPVEKVKTSEEIAAEQQARFQAMRERLLNQDPRVD
- the pnp gene encoding polyribonucleotide nucleotidyltransferase; translated protein: MSQITTKTINPYGKDLVVVETEFCGRTLTLEVNRVGFRTTASVLVRYGDTVVLGTTMLGKPIQGMDYFPLSIDYEEKFYAAGKISGSRFVKREGRPSDDAILIGRLIDRPIRPLFPKGYRNEVQGVASVLSMDPAFRPDMVAMIAMSAALMLTGAPFDGPVAGVRVGMTDSGEFKAFMSAEELNASKLDLVVAAREGGVMMVEAGANEATEEEVVAALKFAEEAIQPALAVQAELAKKVGVKPAEYELILPDEKVQAAVDAWVSDKLGEGLRLPYPERNEMIGVLKEQFHIAFAKELGEQEYTVVRTEYDEAFQMALHKDVRAGIVKDGTRPDGRKLTDIRPLSSEVGLLPRAHGSSIFTRGMTQGMNIVTLAPLSYAQFVDTMEKNEERRYMHHYNAPGYTVGEVRRLGSPGRREIGHGYLAERALTAVLPSEADFPYAIRSVTEIMSQNGSTSMAATCSSCLALMDAGVPLKAPVSGIAMGLMVDGDKTYILSDIADAEDFAGDMDFKVAGTAVGITALQMDMKVHGLPIAVLAKALAQGKEGRAHILEHMITTMPEPRAELSPYAPRVESITINPDKIREIIGKGGETIQKITAETGTEIDIKDDGTIMIASPDGAAIQKAKDWIASIVEDPEVGKIYVDKPVVSVLDFGAFVQIMPGKDGLVHVSEMSEERVNKPSDVVKEGDLVTVKLVAIDDRGRLQLSMKAAARELSK
- the rpsF gene encoding 30S ribosomal protein S6; the protein is MNNYEIAILFDPGLEVDLDQATKKVEKIFTDNGGKVAKVDNWGKKKLAYVIKKHDSAVYVFYTVDLPGEGVRKVEYTLNITDEVIRFLIVRPDEKKIAKAEAEKARKAEQANKRGDREDKEEEEE
- a CDS encoding DNA translocase FtsK 4TM domain-containing protein; translation: MAKKKKQSRKKVAKPVVREPSPVMGYVLAVVFVLSALFIFLGGFNAGGSLPKGLFGAMSWLFGWGAWLVPISLLYWGFYKFTNDDHRVPRGRVFSMYMYLVLMSAWFFTAFASTHEEPGLATQTVGGNGGHIGVAVGDAVLAALDKVPASLLFFAFGLLTFFFAFGISPKVLLNLGRLFHRRAVEEEGELAALKAKAAETGFQLNEGVPVVKHSEGMFTKEQIHHASFKNTAAKLSANESHEALTTTSDPGWVLPSIELLDQKQDKADAGNVEGNARIIKETFANFAIDVEMEGANIGPRVTQYTLRPPTGVKLTKITALENNLALDLAATTIRMEAPIPGKRAVGIEVPNVKGATVRLSSIFQSRGWAESTGPLTFAIGKDIVGKSVVADLARMPHLLVAGQTGSGKSVMINDILTSLLYRNSPSDLKLILVDPKQVELTPYNDLPHLLTPVIHEPEKCISALKWAVAEMERRLRTMAEVSKRNIEEYNKIKPDEKMPYVVIVIDELSDLMMMAARDVEALVVRIAQKARAAGIHLILATQRPSVNVITGLIKANVPARIAFTTVSQVDSRTIIDQMGAEKLLGRGDMLYQTSDMPAPKRVQAAFVSDGESMKVNDFIREQRAPDYNDEVVSQPVQIGKGGVVVTDDHGSNADEDMFRDAVRVVIDSRKASTSLLQRRLRIGYGRAARLMEEMEEQGIIGAADGSRPRDVLVSSLDQVFGGGATANGDESGSDLDEYGVPVEPNDRDEYLAR
- a CDS encoding helix-turn-helix domain-containing protein, which encodes MTEKQLLVYGARIRLGWFRKAEELGNVAAACRFYGIPRRTYYYWHSRWVSQGKALTSLYDMPRTPKSHTNDADDEVVSLVVQLRLGLGYGENALAHVLRRDYGVATSVHGVHNILSRAKLLEERKRRYAKPASSVTVSITRAKSDRWMSNIGSAKATSMTSSTVLRG
- a CDS encoding uracil-DNA glycosylase, translating into MTDSKTQLRLDELKNRIQASDVTPELKNQATQLVFGAGNPSADVVFIGEAPGKKEDLTGEPFVGAAGKFLNEMLGSIGMKREDVFITNIVKYRPPNNRDPLPEEKKAFLPYLQEQLEIIQPKIVVTLGRHSGGCFLPDLHISNDHGQPKRLKLQFHDDKTKSFAVVVLPLYHPAAALYNGSMRKVLVEDFSLIPTILEKLTLKQTKKGRNNGK